A window of Microcystis aeruginosa FD4 contains these coding sequences:
- a CDS encoding YkgJ family cysteine cluster protein: MDQESQTGINPAMPDDLARHHEVAKGLTYLHARTNATAGRTLEAASFVYALIELLTEKGLLDLDEIDTRKKQVAQRLLKRFLQQDPGVSLQEPEQDKYTFSQPVAIDCENRVHLCQAACCKMVFPLSRQDIEEGVIRWELSQPYVIAKGADGYCHHFDRQSLGCTVHSQRPIPCRAYDCRNDRRIWLDFENKIVNPKLNEPNWPHNLSAEEMELPGGEI; the protein is encoded by the coding sequence ATGGATCAAGAAAGCCAAACCGGGATTAATCCAGCCATGCCTGATGACCTTGCCCGACACCATGAGGTGGCAAAGGGCCTAACTTATCTCCATGCACGCACAAATGCCACGGCAGGGCGCACCCTAGAAGCCGCCTCCTTCGTCTATGCGCTCATCGAACTGCTGACAGAAAAAGGCTTACTCGATCTTGACGAAATTGACACAAGGAAAAAGCAGGTAGCCCAACGACTGCTCAAACGTTTCCTGCAGCAAGATCCGGGCGTTTCCTTGCAGGAACCAGAACAAGATAAATATACCTTTTCCCAACCCGTCGCCATTGACTGCGAAAATCGGGTACATTTGTGCCAGGCTGCCTGCTGCAAAATGGTTTTTCCCCTTTCGCGCCAAGACATCGAAGAAGGAGTCATCCGCTGGGAGTTGAGCCAACCTTATGTTATTGCCAAAGGTGCGGACGGCTATTGTCACCACTTTGATCGCCAAAGTTTAGGCTGTACGGTGCATTCCCAGCGCCCCATCCCTTGCCGAGCCTACGATTGCCGCAACGACAGGCGCATCTGGCTCGACTTTGAAAATAAAATTGTCAATCCTAAGCTCAACGAGCCAAACTGGCCCCACAACTTGAGTGCAGAAGAAATGGAACTTCCCGGGGGTGAAATTTAA
- a CDS encoding DUF4255 domain-containing protein, whose translation MIHDLDDTLKELLVQKVPLDPNAIDIKFEVPNKDDWNPKPNKPTINCFLYDIRENHELRSNERYLTRNGTTGTGTEKIAPTRIDLSYLITVWTTDVADEHRLLGNILQTLLSYPILPTEVLKGQIANQSLPLRAWVSQPERTPNAWDFWGALDGRMKVGISYMITVAVEPFAPVDVHLVTEKVLKVESK comes from the coding sequence ATGATCCACGACCTTGACGATACGCTTAAAGAATTGCTGGTGCAAAAAGTACCACTCGATCCTAATGCGATCGATATCAAGTTTGAAGTGCCGAACAAAGACGACTGGAATCCCAAGCCGAATAAGCCGACAATTAATTGTTTTCTCTACGACATCCGCGAGAATCACGAGTTACGCAGCAATGAGCGCTATCTCACTCGCAACGGAACCACAGGAACAGGAACCGAAAAAATTGCCCCCACTCGTATTGATTTATCCTATCTAATTACCGTTTGGACAACCGATGTCGCCGACGAACATCGACTGTTAGGCAATATTTTGCAGACCTTATTGAGCTATCCAATTTTGCCAACAGAAGTCCTCAAGGGGCAAATAGCCAATCAATCTCTACCTCTCCGCGCCTGGGTTTCCCAACCTGAACGCACCCCGAACGCCTGGGATTTTTGGGGAGCGCTTGACGGACGGATGAAAGTGGGGATTAGCTACATGATAACAGTTGCCGTTGAACCCTTTGCGCCAGTTGATGTTCATTTAGTAACAGAAAAAGTTCTCAAAGTCGAGTCAAAGTAA
- a CDS encoding DUF433 domain-containing protein, which translates to MATLTDIGKLIAIDPHNNRPVLAGTRTSVRKIAGLYNQGNNAEEIARRLNHLNITQIYAALTYYHANREEIERDIAAEQTAYEELAKQHYQKKQLLE; encoded by the coding sequence TTGGCAACACTGACCGACATTGGCAAACTGATCGCCATCGATCCCCATAATAATCGTCCTGTACTCGCAGGAACAAGAACATCTGTTCGGAAAATCGCCGGTTTATATAACCAAGGTAACAACGCCGAAGAGATAGCTAGAAGATTAAATCATTTAAATATCACTCAAATTTATGCAGCATTAACCTATTATCATGCTAATAGAGAGGAAATAGAGCGAGACATAGCAGCCGAACAAACTGCCTATGAAGAACTCGCCAAACAACATTATCAAAAAAAACAACTCCTAGAATGA
- a CDS encoding DUF5615 family PIN-like protein — protein sequence MTKIRLYLDEDTMDSDLLTALRRRNVDVISTEEAQMLSSSDEEQLQWALKHQCVTYSFNVRDFYKIHTNWIDNRQNHSGIILGVQNYSIGEQMRRILRIIASKSAEDMKNQVEFLSAWGEE from the coding sequence ATGACCAAAATTCGTCTGTATTTAGATGAAGATACGATGGATAGCGATCTTCTAACGGCTTTACGTCGTCGCAACGTTGATGTTATATCGACTGAAGAAGCTCAAATGTTATCCAGTAGCGATGAAGAACAATTACAATGGGCATTAAAGCATCAGTGCGTGACTTATAGCTTTAACGTGCGAGACTTTTATAAAATCCATACTAATTGGATTGATAACAGACAAAATCATTCAGGAATTATTTTAGGGGTTCAAAACTATTCCATTGGTGAACAAATGCGTAGAATTTTGCGAATAATTGCTAGTAAATCAGCAGAAGATATGAAAAATCAAGTCGAATTTCTGAGTGCTTGGGGAGAAGAATAG
- a CDS encoding eCIS core domain-containing protein: protein MRDRQSTPDTKSQHSQPTKEREAQRATAQEDVLATQQDPLTQAISRIGSAPSAKVHADLLSRATSDYPARSRQLMLQMQRQYGNRYVQRVMELSRQGEGEAEATPEVEAAIEQARGGGRSLDSGIQRQMESAFGTNFSGVRVHTDSTADALNQSLSARAFTTGQDIFFRQGEYNPGSSGGKELLAHELTHVVQQTGGIQPKLIVGQPRDRYEQEADRVASAIIQHPCSNSIHDLAPTNTLQRKCEACKREEGHQVISIPAEGKEEIIDIGLSPHPMTKVISSTFQGGLQMNGNNDCAQPMSMTKVVSGIFQGGLKMDDYYPYLAGGGFWQHADSGGTWDTGNRVGANAQLFGTIPSPCRPEQFSLAQTVTYTRALFDGVRHPKEGIVQDDIAKSGQDASRPPFRQAWLGGGYNISMADPPSVPYTSTSNIEFDRSFVTSLVGPGGRRSVNWSTSIQVVNGTVTRNTIS, encoded by the coding sequence ATGCGTGATCGCCAATCGACCCCCGACACCAAATCCCAGCACTCCCAGCCGACTAAGGAACGGGAAGCACAGAGGGCGACTGCCCAAGAAGATGTTCTGGCAACCCAACAAGACCCCCTAACACAGGCCATCAGTCGGATTGGCAGTGCTCCCTCTGCCAAAGTTCATGCTGACTTGCTCAGTCGGGCGACCTCAGACTACCCTGCCCGCAGCCGCCAACTGATGCTCCAGATGCAACGGCAGTACGGCAATCGCTATGTGCAGCGGGTGATGGAACTGTCACGCCAAGGGGAGGGAGAAGCCGAAGCCACGCCAGAAGTGGAAGCAGCGATTGAACAGGCGCGGGGTGGAGGGCGATCGCTCGATTCTGGCATCCAGCGACAAATGGAATCTGCTTTTGGCACCAATTTCAGTGGGGTGCGGGTGCATACCGACAGCACGGCTGATGCCCTCAATCAATCCCTCAGCGCTCGTGCTTTCACCACAGGACAAGACATCTTCTTCCGCCAAGGGGAATACAATCCAGGTAGTTCTGGTGGCAAGGAATTGCTGGCCCATGAGTTGACCCATGTGGTGCAGCAAACGGGAGGAATCCAACCTAAGCTGATTGTCGGGCAACCAAGAGACAGGTACGAACAGGAAGCTGATCGAGTTGCATCGGCTATTATACAGCATCCATGCAGCAATTCCATCCATGACTTAGCACCAACCAACACCCTGCAACGCAAGTGTGAAGCCTGTAAACGTGAAGAAGGTCATCAAGTGATCTCCATTCCTGCTGAAGGCAAAGAAGAAATTATAGACATTGGATTATCGCCACATCCTATGACGAAAGTGATATCCAGCACATTTCAAGGGGGGTTGCAGATGAATGGCAATAATGATTGTGCTCAACCGATGAGCATGACGAAAGTAGTATCCGGCATATTTCAGGGGGGATTGAAGATGGATGACTACTACCCCTATCTAGCTGGGGGAGGTTTCTGGCAGCACGCAGATTCGGGAGGTACCTGGGATACTGGAAACCGCGTCGGTGCAAACGCTCAGTTGTTTGGTACCATTCCGAGTCCTTGCCGTCCAGAACAATTTTCACTGGCTCAAACCGTCACTTATACTCGTGCACTATTTGATGGCGTTCGTCACCCTAAAGAAGGCATTGTGCAAGATGACATTGCCAAATCTGGGCAAGATGCTTCTCGCCCTCCATTTCGCCAAGCATGGCTTGGTGGTGGTTACAACATTTCGATGGCAGATCCGCCGAGCGTTCCTTACACCTCTACTAGCAATATCGAGTTTGATCGATCATTTGTTACATCGCTCGTGGGACCAGGTGGGCGCCGATCAGTGAATTGGTCCACCTCAATCCAGGTCGTCAATGGCACTGTTACTCGCAATACGATTTCATAA
- a CDS encoding ISKra4 family transposase (programmed frameshift), with protein MLSENEKRIKELCQELGQCLYEQSQVEKFNNLAEIEETVRDLMIQYVNPEIGNFFVKTSTGETAGRTRKVKSILGELPITEKQAKKLEVKPRTQMSPMLEKNCLLLSGDESYEKSAQKIKSLTGIAVSHSTQQRLVHRYAFEELPSNPEVEVEEMSIDGGKVRLRTAKGKALIWRDYKAVSFHQLGVAAFFQDNSALLDLVNSQVLAEPLICLGDGHDGIWNLFGQIGEKQERIEILDWYHLIENLYKVGGSFQRIDEVKCFLWKGEVDAAISCFEGWSEPQVENFIIYLNKHKHRIVNYGYLQAEGISIGSGSVESKIKQIAHRLKITGASWESGNVPQVLRHRSAYLNGCLF; from the exons ATGTTATCAGAAAATGAAAAAAGAATTAAAGAGTTATGTCAAGAGTTAGGGCAATGTCTTTATGAACAATCCCAAGTTGAGAAATTTAATAACTTGGCAGAGATAGAAGAGACTGTTAGAGATTTAATGATTCAGTATGTCAACCCAGAAATCGGTA ATTTTTTTGTCAAAACAAGCACAGGAGAAACAGCCGGTCGGACAAGAAAAGTAAAAAGTATTTTGGGCGAATTACCAATTACAGAAAAACAAGCGAAGAAGTTAGAAGTAAAGCCTCGGACTCAGATGAGTCCAATGTTAGAGAAGAACTGTTTGCTATTAAGTGGCGATGAATCCTACGAGAAATCGGCGCAGAAAATCAAATCATTGACAGGAATTGCTGTTTCTCACAGTACCCAACAACGCCTCGTACATCGCTATGCTTTTGAAGAATTACCGTCTAACCCAGAAGTTGAAGTCGAAGAAATGAGCATAGATGGCGGTAAGGTACGACTAAGAACTGCCAAGGGAAAAGCCTTGATTTGGCGTGATTATAAAGCAGTGAGTTTTCATCAACTGGGGGTAGCGGCCTTTTTTCAAGATAACTCGGCTTTATTAGATTTGGTTAATTCTCAAGTTTTGGCTGAACCTTTAATTTGTTTAGGAGATGGACATGATGGTATCTGGAATTTATTTGGTCAGATAGGAGAGAAACAGGAAAGAATTGAAATATTGGATTGGTATCATTTAATCGAAAACCTCTATAAAGTTGGCGGGTCATTCCAGCGGATTGATGAGGTAAAATGTTTTCTATGGAAGGGGGAAGTGGATGCTGCTATCTCCTGTTTTGAGGGATGGTCAGAGCCGCAAGTGGAGAATTTTATTATTTATTTGAACAAGCATAAACATCGAATTGTCAATTATGGTTATTTGCAGGCAGAGGGCATTTCGATTGGCTCTGGCTCTGTTGAATCAAAAATTAAACAAATTGCTCATCGTCTTAAAATTACTGGTGCAAGTTGGGAATCTGGTAATGTACCGCAAGTCCTTCGTCATCGCTCTGCCTATCTAAATGGTTGCCTTTTTTAA
- a CDS encoding DUF6888 family protein: MPTHEQAIASVCVCQSLSDMLQPIHLFRYDPLYKYIYILAGINEGIEIIIFEEGNWEFYEDDET; encoded by the coding sequence ATGCCAACCCATGAACAAGCTATTGCCTCAGTCTGTGTCTGTCAATCTCTCTCAGATATGTTGCAGCCTATCCACTTGTTTAGATACGATCCACTCTATAAATACATTTATATTTTAGCTGGAATCAATGAGGGAATAGAAATTATAATTTTTGAAGAGGGAAACTGGGAGTTTTACGAAGATGACGAAACCTAA
- a CDS encoding DUF6887 family protein, which yields MTKPNFKQMTRKELKTYIRQNPTDDEAIRELFVNRRSPNAKIYPYPYNMTKEELDNVFRPQCDRPSP from the coding sequence ATGACGAAACCTAACTTTAAACAAATGACTCGTAAAGAATTAAAAACTTATATCAGACAAAACCCTACGGATGATGAGGCGATTAGAGAATTATTTGTCAATCGTCGTAGTCCTAATGCTAAAATATATCCTTATCCCTATAACATGACCAAAGAAGAGTTAGACAATGTTTTTCGCCCTCAGTGCGATCGCCCATCGCCG